In one window of Bacillus mesophilus DNA:
- a CDS encoding heavy metal translocating P-type ATPase, whose protein sequence is MSQSIKETTIQITGMTCAACSTRIEKGLRKLEGVQEANVNLALEKSKIKYDSAITNVGALQKKIQDLGYDVVTERKEFSITGMTCAACSTRVEKGLNKLEGIKTASVNLALETAMVEYNPSEVSVSDIQARVEKLGYGAKLKEEYSREEVDHRQIEIEKQTGRFLFSAILSFPLLWAMVSHFEFTSWIYLPDLFMNPWVQLALATPVQFIVGKQFYLGAYKALRNGSANMDVLVALGTSAAYFYSIYLSIASIGSNAHMVELYFETSAILITLILLGKLFEAKAKGRSSEAIKKLMGLQAKTATVYRNGEEQEIPLEEVVVGDTIHVKPGEKIPVDGEIIEGYSAIDESMITGESVPVDKASGDVVIGSTINKNGFIKIKATKIGKDTALAQIIKVVEQAQGSKAPIQRLADRISGIFVPIVVAIAFITFLIWFIWISPGDFAEALEKLIAVLVIACPCALGLATPTSIMAGSGRAAELGILFKGGEHLETTHTIDTVVLDKTGTITKGTPELTDIITLGEINEETFLSLVGSVEKNSEHPLAVAIVEGIKEKGIDLQVVTNFEAIPGYGIKGEVNGQIVLVGTRKLMSQYQVTFETAISQMEELEKSGKTAMLVSIDQQLAGVVAVADTIKETSKQAIVRLQNMGLEVIMMTGDNERTAKAIADEVGVNSFVAEVLPEGKADEIKKLQLQGKKVAMVGDGINDAPALALADIGMAIGTGTDVALEAADITLIRGDLQSIADAILMSKKTMTNIRQNLFWAFGYNTLGIPIAAIGLLAPWLAGAAMAFSSVSVVLNALRLQKVKF, encoded by the coding sequence ATGAGTCAATCAATAAAGGAAACAACCATTCAAATAACAGGAATGACATGTGCGGCCTGTTCGACTCGAATTGAAAAAGGATTAAGAAAACTTGAAGGAGTCCAAGAGGCTAACGTGAACTTAGCGTTAGAAAAATCTAAGATAAAATACGATTCAGCTATAACAAATGTGGGAGCATTGCAAAAGAAAATCCAAGATCTTGGATATGATGTGGTGACAGAGCGTAAGGAATTCTCCATTACTGGCATGACATGTGCTGCTTGTTCTACCAGGGTTGAAAAAGGCTTGAATAAGCTAGAAGGTATAAAAACCGCAAGTGTAAATCTAGCGTTAGAAACAGCGATGGTTGAATATAATCCGTCTGAGGTTTCAGTAAGTGATATTCAAGCTAGGGTGGAAAAGCTCGGATATGGAGCTAAGCTTAAGGAGGAATATTCAAGAGAAGAAGTGGATCATCGACAGATCGAGATTGAAAAACAAACAGGGAGATTTCTTTTTTCAGCTATTCTATCTTTCCCTTTATTATGGGCAATGGTTAGTCATTTCGAGTTTACCTCGTGGATTTACCTGCCTGATCTATTTATGAACCCTTGGGTACAACTTGCACTTGCTACTCCTGTTCAATTTATTGTTGGAAAACAGTTTTACTTAGGTGCTTATAAGGCATTACGAAATGGTAGTGCTAATATGGATGTACTTGTAGCGCTAGGGACATCAGCAGCCTATTTCTATAGCATTTATTTATCAATAGCGTCGATTGGAAGTAATGCTCATATGGTTGAGCTTTACTTTGAAACGAGTGCTATCCTGATTACGTTGATTTTGCTTGGGAAACTTTTTGAAGCAAAAGCAAAGGGACGCTCTTCAGAAGCGATTAAGAAGCTTATGGGTCTACAGGCTAAGACTGCCACTGTTTACCGCAATGGTGAAGAGCAGGAGATCCCTCTAGAGGAAGTAGTTGTAGGGGATACGATCCATGTAAAACCTGGTGAGAAGATTCCAGTCGATGGTGAAATTATCGAAGGCTATTCTGCAATTGATGAATCTATGATTACAGGTGAAAGTGTTCCAGTAGATAAAGCATCGGGTGATGTTGTAATTGGATCAACCATCAATAAAAACGGATTTATTAAGATAAAGGCAACGAAAATTGGTAAGGATACGGCATTAGCTCAGATCATTAAGGTAGTTGAGCAGGCTCAAGGCTCAAAAGCCCCGATCCAGCGCTTAGCAGACCGTATATCAGGCATTTTTGTTCCAATCGTAGTAGCGATTGCGTTTATAACCTTCTTAATCTGGTTCATTTGGATCAGTCCAGGAGATTTTGCAGAGGCATTAGAAAAGTTGATTGCTGTATTAGTTATTGCTTGCCCATGCGCTTTAGGGTTAGCAACACCAACATCGATTATGGCTGGTTCAGGTCGAGCAGCTGAGCTTGGTATTTTATTTAAAGGCGGAGAGCACTTAGAAACTACTCACACGATTGATACAGTAGTATTAGATAAAACGGGGACTATTACAAAAGGAACACCTGAGCTAACAGATATTATCACTTTAGGAGAGATCAATGAGGAGACCTTTTTAAGTTTAGTGGGCTCTGTTGAAAAGAACTCAGAACATCCTTTAGCGGTGGCAATTGTAGAAGGAATCAAGGAAAAAGGAATAGATCTTCAAGTGGTAACTAATTTTGAAGCAATCCCTGGATATGGAATTAAGGGAGAAGTAAATGGTCAAATTGTTCTAGTTGGGACTAGAAAATTAATGTCACAGTATCAGGTAACTTTTGAAACGGCTATTTCTCAAATGGAGGAACTAGAGAAAAGTGGCAAAACAGCCATGCTTGTATCCATTGATCAACAGCTAGCTGGTGTGGTTGCGGTGGCAGATACCATCAAAGAAACCTCCAAACAAGCCATTGTTCGTCTTCAAAATATGGGTCTAGAAGTTATTATGATGACTGGAGATAATGAGCGGACAGCTAAGGCGATTGCGGATGAAGTAGGGGTTAATTCGTTTGTTGCTGAGGTTTTACCAGAAGGAAAAGCAGATGAAATCAAGAAGCTTCAACTACAGGGTAAAAAGGTAGCCATGGTCGGTGATGGAATTAACGATGCACCAGCCCTTGCATTAGCTGATATAGGGATGGCAATTGGAACAGGAACGGATGTAGCCTTAGAAGCAGCTGATATTACGCTAATACGTGGTGATCTTCAATCTATTGCAGATGCTATTTTAATGAGCAAGAAAACGATGACAAATATCAGACAAAATTTGTTCTGGGCTTTTGGATATAACACATTGGGCATTCCTATTGCAGCAATAGGGTTATTAGCTCCATGGTTAGCGGGAGCTGCTATGGCTTTTAGCTCAGTGTCTGTTGTTCTTAATGCATTAAGATTGCAAAAGGTGAAATTTTAA
- a CDS encoding BsuPI-related putative proteinase inhibitor, which yields MKKLLVIFLSVIFMTACGAGNSEQTQGNGSDTNGSGIVAGEMVPSLAEKSTLMFEYKIKNQTESDVTLEFTSSQRYDFSVENKKGEEIYLFSSLASFLQALGKETVKPGEELVYEINVQEIGLEKGEYILNTWMTPKDGAKYKVKTNFTVE from the coding sequence TTGAAAAAATTATTAGTGATTTTCTTATCTGTAATATTTATGACAGCTTGCGGAGCAGGAAACTCAGAACAGACTCAAGGAAATGGTTCAGATACAAATGGAAGTGGTATTGTAGCGGGAGAGATGGTACCAAGCCTCGCTGAAAAAAGCACCTTAATGTTTGAGTATAAAATTAAAAACCAAACAGAGAGTGACGTAACACTTGAATTCACCAGTTCTCAACGTTATGATTTTTCAGTTGAAAATAAAAAAGGTGAAGAAATCTATTTATTCTCTAGTCTAGCTTCATTTCTTCAAGCACTTGGAAAAGAGACTGTAAAGCCAGGTGAAGAGTTAGTTTATGAAATTAATGTTCAAGAAATTGGACTAGAAAAGGGAGAATATATCCTAAACACTTGGATGACACCAAAAGACGGTGCGAAGTATAAAGTTAAAACTAACTTTACAGTAGAATAA
- a CDS encoding AAA family ATPase: MKSDLIKEVNKVVLGKEEITELIVISMLCKGHVLLEDVPGTGKTMLAKTISKLVGGQFKRLQFTPDVLPSDVTGVEFFNPKEKQFEVRLGPVMTNVLLVDEVNRATPRTQSSLLEVMEERQVTIGNETIKLPVPFFVLATQNPLESQGTFPLPDAQLDRFFMSIGMGYPSFEEEQQMMRIYREKEPLEEIKSYFSSIDEFVDLQSQVKEVHVSEDLEKYLLSIIHRTRQHEYVSAGVSPRGTLAFMKAVQAKALLENRNYIIPDDVKFIAPYLLSHRLQLTMEGSMLSTKRDIIDDILHVMETPVEEGV; encoded by the coding sequence ATAAAAAGTGATCTTATTAAAGAGGTAAATAAAGTAGTGTTAGGGAAGGAAGAAATCACAGAACTCATCGTTATTTCGATGTTATGTAAAGGACATGTTTTACTCGAAGATGTACCAGGTACGGGGAAAACGATGCTTGCGAAAACCATCTCTAAACTAGTGGGTGGGCAATTTAAGAGACTTCAGTTTACACCTGACGTTTTACCGAGCGACGTTACTGGGGTTGAGTTTTTTAACCCAAAGGAAAAGCAGTTTGAGGTTAGATTGGGCCCAGTTATGACGAATGTGTTGTTAGTAGACGAAGTGAACAGAGCCACACCTAGAACACAGTCAAGTCTACTAGAGGTGATGGAAGAGCGTCAAGTAACGATTGGTAATGAGACAATTAAACTACCAGTACCATTCTTCGTCCTAGCCACTCAAAATCCATTAGAGTCACAAGGGACCTTCCCGTTACCGGATGCTCAGCTAGATCGATTCTTTATGAGTATCGGGATGGGTTACCCAAGCTTTGAAGAAGAACAGCAAATGATGAGAATTTACCGTGAAAAGGAACCATTAGAAGAGATTAAATCCTATTTTTCATCAATTGATGAATTTGTGGATCTTCAGTCTCAGGTAAAAGAAGTTCATGTCTCAGAAGACCTAGAAAAATACTTATTATCAATCATCCATAGAACTAGACAGCATGAATATGTGTCAGCAGGAGTAAGTCCGCGTGGAACTTTAGCATTTATGAAGGCCGTCCAGGCAAAGGCACTCTTAGAAAATAGAAACTACATAATCCCAGATGATGTGAAGTTTATAGCCCCTTATTTGTTAAGTCATAGGCTTCAGTTAACGATGGAAGGAAGTATGCTTTCAACGAAACGAGACATCATTGATGACATCCTACATGTTATGGAAACACCAGTAGAGGAAGGCGTTTAA
- a CDS encoding DUF58 domain-containing protein, with the protein MKEWRKEAIHSERAKFLLVLVVFLTICNYFLLSISLSIMLVSLMIIFLFSHFYHKYVTVSLKNKRKTIRIFPGETTTVSMELEARSIVSLYFGKLTFLAGNNIKIDNVRTLLEKKDATEYAIDLSSGKQKYDMNVTALKRGRATLRHLELQLFDPLFLGNSIFVFNPFYKTEILVFPVIKSVVGMESLVAKELGNNPSIYSYFQDPILISGVRDYAPNDSFQQIHWKASARAGTMQTKILEKTFHQKWTFIVNVSEEEQDGSQSFYFSKQLENRISHIAYLIQLAEKQGVAYDLYVNIVAKNNRKLVYLEEGSGKEHLIKGLELLARIDQMSSPVKIEALLRGAEPSLRHSSCIILCGFSKREVFSHLTGRYLHQLPLYELHSTETGGTIQRC; encoded by the coding sequence GTGAAGGAATGGAGGAAGGAAGCAATTCATTCAGAACGAGCAAAATTTCTTCTTGTACTAGTTGTATTCTTGACCATATGTAACTACTTTCTCTTATCAATATCCTTATCGATTATGTTAGTAAGCTTAATGATTATCTTTTTATTTTCCCATTTTTATCATAAATATGTGACTGTTTCCCTAAAAAATAAACGTAAGACAATTCGGATTTTTCCAGGTGAAACGACAACGGTCTCAATGGAGTTAGAAGCTAGAAGCATCGTGTCACTCTATTTTGGAAAACTAACTTTTTTGGCAGGAAACAATATTAAGATAGATAATGTTAGAACATTGTTGGAGAAAAAAGATGCAACGGAATATGCAATTGATTTATCCAGTGGGAAACAAAAATATGATATGAATGTTACTGCGTTAAAGAGGGGAAGAGCAACATTACGCCATCTTGAACTTCAGTTATTCGACCCACTTTTTTTAGGTAATTCTATTTTTGTTTTTAACCCCTTTTATAAAACTGAAATTCTAGTATTTCCGGTCATTAAATCAGTGGTTGGCATGGAGTCACTAGTTGCGAAAGAGTTAGGGAATAACCCTTCTATTTATTCGTATTTTCAAGATCCTATTTTAATTTCAGGTGTGCGTGACTATGCACCTAATGATTCTTTTCAGCAGATTCATTGGAAGGCATCCGCAAGAGCGGGAACGATGCAAACTAAAATATTAGAAAAGACATTTCACCAAAAGTGGACATTTATAGTGAATGTTAGTGAAGAAGAACAAGATGGTTCCCAATCCTTTTATTTTTCAAAACAGCTTGAAAATCGAATTAGTCATATAGCTTATCTTATTCAGCTAGCGGAAAAGCAAGGTGTAGCCTACGATTTGTATGTAAATATAGTGGCTAAAAACAACCGGAAACTCGTCTATTTAGAAGAAGGTAGTGGAAAAGAGCACCTGATTAAAGGTTTAGAACTGCTAGCAAGAATTGACCAAATGAGCTCACCAGTAAAAATCGAAGCACTTTTAAGAGGGGCTGAACCAAGTCTTCGCCATTCTTCGTGCATCATACTCTGTGGATTTTCCAAAAGAGAGGTTTTCTCTCATCTTACAGGTAGATATCTACATCAGCTTCCATTATATGAATTACATTCGACAGAAACAGGAGGTACGATCCAACGATGTTAA
- a CDS encoding NAD-dependent epimerase/dehydratase family protein yields the protein MKSALVLGGTMFFGKRLVQLLIDRGVEVTIATRGKTEDSFGDVVKRISLDRTIKETIQQGLQGLNWDVVYDQTAYSPIEVKDVIDVLKGHVDQYIFTSTMAVYDHGLQRKEEDFISNNFNYELRERSQYIGISGYQEAKRACEAYLTRYSTVPVSFVRFPLVVGTDDYTNRLKVIVDRVKNNQEIHVYNLDLGLGFISSEKAAELLYWLGQTKQVGAWNGALDGYWTHRKLIEEIEEATGRGALVKEMEQPLPETTSPYAMAADWSVDAEKARLAGFKFGTIESVLRPLIEHYANND from the coding sequence ATGAAATCAGCACTAGTTTTAGGAGGTACGATGTTCTTTGGAAAACGACTTGTTCAATTGCTAATTGACCGTGGTGTAGAGGTTACAATTGCAACAAGAGGAAAGACAGAAGATTCTTTTGGAGATGTGGTGAAAAGAATTTCTCTTGATCGGACGATAAAAGAAACCATTCAGCAAGGATTACAAGGATTGAACTGGGATGTGGTTTATGACCAAACCGCCTACTCACCTATTGAGGTTAAAGATGTAATTGACGTATTGAAGGGTCATGTAGATCAGTATATCTTTACATCAACCATGGCTGTATATGACCATGGCCTTCAAAGAAAAGAAGAAGACTTTATTTCTAACAATTTCAATTATGAATTAAGGGAACGAAGTCAATATATCGGGATAAGTGGATATCAGGAAGCAAAGCGCGCATGTGAAGCATATTTAACTAGATATTCAACTGTTCCTGTATCATTTGTACGCTTTCCGTTAGTTGTTGGGACAGATGATTATACGAATCGTTTAAAGGTAATTGTTGATCGAGTAAAAAATAATCAGGAAATCCATGTCTACAATCTGGATCTTGGTTTAGGGTTTATCTCCTCTGAAAAAGCAGCTGAGCTTCTTTATTGGCTAGGTCAAACGAAACAGGTAGGAGCATGGAACGGGGCACTCGATGGCTATTGGACACATAGGAAGCTTATAGAAGAAATTGAAGAGGCTACTGGAAGGGGAGCGTTAGTAAAGGAAATGGAGCAACCGTTACCTGAAACAACGAGTCCTTATGCTATGGCTGCAGATTGGTCAGTTGATGCTGAAAAAGCAAGATTGGCAGGTTTCAAGTTTGGTACAATTGAAAGTGTTCTAAGACCACTCATTGAACACTATGCCAATAATGATTAG
- a CDS encoding D-alanine--D-alanine ligase yields MKVKLGLLYGGKSAEHRVSLQTALAVTKALDMNKFDVHPIYINDQGAWVRGGQLTAPAQDVKALELSKGENVISPVSLNKELFPANQSGEDQSIDVIFPLLHGPNGEDGTVQGLLELMNIPYVGNGVLSSAAGMDKVIMKNLFAQAGLKQAKYLSFIRKEWDQQKEELMNSIEEKLGYPCFVKPANLGSSVGISKCRNRQELETACVEAFQFDRKLVIEEGIIGREIEIGILGNDEPECSVAGEIAPKKDFYDYKAKYEDGDTALIIPAELSDAQYEDLKEQAIRAFKAIDGAGLVRADFFLTSNGEFLINEVNTMPGFTPFSMFPLMWQHTGISYPELIEKLVSLALERHEQKQSIKHTF; encoded by the coding sequence ATGAAAGTAAAATTAGGACTTTTATACGGTGGGAAATCGGCAGAACATAGAGTTTCGCTTCAGACGGCTCTTGCTGTGACTAAAGCGTTAGATATGAATAAATTCGATGTACATCCGATCTATATAAATGATCAAGGGGCATGGGTTCGTGGAGGACAGCTAACTGCTCCAGCTCAAGATGTGAAGGCATTAGAATTATCAAAGGGAGAGAATGTAATTTCACCAGTATCTCTGAATAAAGAGTTATTTCCAGCTAACCAATCAGGAGAGGATCAATCAATTGATGTAATATTTCCTTTATTACATGGTCCGAATGGTGAAGATGGAACGGTTCAAGGACTGCTGGAGTTGATGAATATTCCTTATGTTGGTAATGGCGTGTTATCTTCAGCTGCTGGAATGGATAAGGTAATTATGAAGAACCTATTTGCTCAAGCAGGTTTAAAGCAGGCAAAGTATCTTTCTTTTATTAGGAAAGAATGGGATCAACAAAAGGAAGAGCTAATGAACAGTATTGAAGAAAAGCTTGGGTATCCATGTTTTGTCAAACCGGCTAATCTTGGATCTAGTGTTGGGATTAGCAAATGTAGAAATCGCCAGGAACTTGAGACTGCTTGTGTAGAGGCTTTCCAATTTGATCGAAAGCTTGTGATTGAAGAAGGCATTATCGGAAGAGAGATTGAAATCGGTATTTTAGGAAATGATGAGCCTGAATGTTCCGTGGCAGGAGAGATTGCTCCTAAAAAGGATTTCTATGACTATAAGGCGAAATATGAAGACGGTGATACAGCACTAATTATCCCGGCTGAGCTTTCTGATGCGCAATATGAAGATTTAAAGGAGCAGGCTATTAGAGCATTTAAGGCGATTGACGGTGCTGGCCTTGTTAGAGCAGATTTCTTCTTAACTTCAAATGGAGAGTTCTTAATTAATGAGGTAAATACGATGCCTGGATTCACTCCGTTTAGCATGTTCCCACTTATGTGGCAGCATACAGGAATCTCATATCCTGAGCTAATCGAGAAACTGGTAAGTCTTGCCCTTGAGCGACATGAACAGAAACAAAGTATAAAGCACACGTTTTAA
- a CDS encoding UDP-N-acetylmuramoyl-tripeptide--D-alanyl-D-alanine ligase: MITRKLGEIERMISSSELVGDPELTVSGVSINSREDLNGKLFVPIKGERFNGHEFVEDAFKKGAIACLWRSEEPNKPTGVPLVLVDDTLTALQELASSYRNDLALKVVGVTGSNGKTSTKDMIFSVLSTQYKVQKTEGNFNNHYGLPLTILKTKEDTEVLVLEMGMSSRGEIELLSKLSEPDVAVITNIGESHIQDLGSREEIAEAKLEITAGLKKNGSFIYMGDEPLLQERVERYEDIKLIPFGQESTNEYYPIFIKQEANGTSFTTNKASRPFFIPILGRHNVYNALAAIAVGQVFNVSWENTIRGLSQLKMTKMRAEISTGINGSTIINDAYNASPTSMKAAVELLQDLEGYKRKYLVLGDMLELGDQEKMYHQEIGALIDPAKIDFVFTFGELGKWIGEGALPNLSKKRVFSFTDKEKLIETLKNDIADKDVILIKASRGMRLEEVVDSLKSEE, from the coding sequence TTGATTACTAGAAAATTGGGTGAAATTGAAAGAATGATTAGTAGCTCTGAACTAGTAGGGGACCCTGAACTTACAGTATCAGGAGTTTCTATTAATTCAAGAGAAGACCTGAATGGTAAATTGTTTGTTCCTATAAAAGGAGAACGTTTTAATGGGCATGAGTTTGTAGAGGACGCTTTTAAAAAGGGAGCAATTGCTTGTCTATGGAGAAGCGAAGAGCCCAACAAACCTACAGGAGTTCCTTTAGTATTAGTTGACGATACTTTAACTGCTTTACAGGAGCTTGCCTCTTCCTATAGAAACGACTTGGCATTAAAGGTGGTTGGGGTAACTGGAAGTAATGGTAAGACTTCAACGAAGGATATGATTTTTTCTGTCTTATCAACTCAATATAAGGTTCAAAAGACTGAGGGGAATTTCAATAATCATTATGGATTACCTTTAACAATATTAAAGACGAAGGAAGATACAGAAGTATTGGTCTTGGAAATGGGTATGAGTAGCAGAGGTGAGATTGAACTCTTATCTAAGCTATCGGAACCTGACGTTGCGGTTATAACGAATATCGGTGAATCGCACATACAAGATTTAGGATCACGGGAGGAAATTGCAGAAGCAAAACTGGAGATTACTGCGGGCCTAAAGAAAAATGGTTCCTTTATTTATATGGGAGATGAACCTCTGTTACAGGAGAGGGTAGAGAGATATGAGGATATTAAGCTGATCCCATTCGGACAGGAATCAACGAATGAATACTATCCGATCTTTATTAAGCAGGAAGCAAATGGTACATCGTTTACTACCAATAAAGCTTCGCGTCCTTTTTTTATTCCTATTCTAGGAAGACATAATGTCTATAATGCTTTAGCTGCAATTGCTGTTGGTCAAGTTTTTAATGTCTCATGGGAAAATACAATCAGAGGACTTTCTCAATTGAAAATGACTAAAATGAGAGCAGAAATTAGTACTGGTATAAATGGTTCAACCATAATTAACGATGCATATAATGCTAGTCCTACTTCTATGAAAGCGGCAGTGGAACTGTTACAAGACCTTGAAGGCTACAAACGAAAATACCTTGTGCTTGGTGATATGCTAGAGCTTGGAGATCAAGAAAAGATGTATCATCAAGAAATTGGTGCCTTAATTGATCCTGCAAAAATTGATTTTGTGTTTACATTTGGTGAATTAGGAAAATGGATTGGTGAAGGGGCATTACCAAATTTATCGAAAAAACGTGTGTTTTCCTTTACAGATAAAGAAAAGCTTATTGAAACCCTAAAAAACGATATAGCAGATAAGGATGTTATTTTGATAAAAGCCTCTCGAGGAATGCGTTTAGAAGAAGTAGTCGATAGCTTGAAGAGTGAAGAGTAG
- a CDS encoding alpha/beta fold hydrolase has protein sequence MIGCLCIHGFTGSPYEVEPLVNYLREHTDWKVVDPILPGHGDDGNLLDVTYRQWIEAVESELQSLQRECEIVYVIGFSMGGLLAAYLSTKYHIDKLTLLSAAAYYINVRQLLVDIRDMARDGLRGHLQENVLYRRYRNKIKSTPVSATRQFRMLVKYIRPVLKEVHTPTLIIQGECDGIVPTKSANYIYENIGSDEKRMVFLPASPHHVCHGSDLPKLIEEVTEFLNIKQ, from the coding sequence GTGATTGGTTGTCTTTGTATTCATGGTTTTACAGGTTCTCCCTATGAAGTGGAGCCATTAGTGAACTATTTGAGAGAGCATACTGATTGGAAAGTAGTAGATCCGATTTTACCTGGTCATGGTGACGATGGAAATTTATTAGATGTCACCTATCGTCAATGGATTGAAGCGGTGGAATCAGAACTACAATCTTTACAAAGAGAATGTGAAATCGTTTATGTAATCGGATTTTCAATGGGGGGCTTATTAGCAGCTTATTTATCCACAAAATACCATATCGATAAACTTACATTACTTAGTGCAGCTGCTTATTATATTAATGTACGGCAGTTGCTAGTTGACATTAGAGATATGGCAAGAGACGGACTAAGAGGACATCTTCAGGAAAATGTTTTGTATCGTCGTTATAGGAACAAGATAAAAAGTACACCTGTATCAGCAACGAGACAATTTAGAATGCTTGTTAAATATATACGTCCTGTTTTAAAAGAAGTTCATACACCTACGCTCATTATCCAAGGTGAATGTGATGGAATTGTACCTACTAAAAGTGCAAATTATATTTATGAAAATATCGGTAGCGACGAGAAAAGAATGGTATTTTTACCCGCATCCCCTCATCACGTATGTCATGGATCCGATCTTCCTAAGCTAATTGAAGAAGTAACGGAATTTCTTAATATTAAACAATAA
- a CDS encoding DegV family protein, whose product MSIKIITDSSSDLPKNLQETYDIEVVPLNIQFGEEHYKAGVTLDNPTFYKKMRESKELPKSACPAPYDFLESYKKMDVDDSIIVLTISSGLSGTYDSAVLAKNMLLEEQPNRKIEVIDSSNGSPGMVILLVQAARAIEDGKSFEEVVALLKAAIPKTNTFILLDTLENVIKGGRLDRFKGAIANVLNIKISLRVDNEGKIEVFEKVRGDKKALREFIDSIGEHTNEFENKVVSLSHSNCEEKGREVLAEIMSRYPFKEGILTEMGPVIGTYAGEGGIVFSFESPVRNQKI is encoded by the coding sequence ATGAGTATTAAAATTATTACTGATAGCAGCTCAGATTTACCAAAGAATTTACAAGAAACATACGATATTGAAGTTGTCCCTCTTAACATCCAATTTGGTGAAGAACATTACAAAGCAGGAGTTACGCTTGATAACCCAACCTTTTACAAAAAAATGAGAGAATCAAAAGAGCTACCAAAATCAGCTTGCCCTGCTCCTTATGACTTTTTAGAATCATATAAGAAGATGGATGTTGATGATTCTATTATCGTTCTTACTATTTCATCTGGACTAAGTGGAACGTATGACAGTGCTGTTCTTGCTAAAAATATGCTTCTTGAAGAGCAACCTAATAGAAAAATTGAAGTGATTGATTCTAGCAATGGCTCACCAGGAATGGTTATTTTACTTGTACAAGCAGCTAGAGCAATTGAAGATGGTAAGTCCTTTGAAGAAGTTGTCGCTTTATTAAAGGCTGCAATTCCTAAAACAAATACGTTTATCCTTTTAGACACGCTTGAAAATGTAATTAAAGGCGGACGTTTAGACCGTTTTAAAGGTGCAATTGCCAACGTCTTAAATATTAAAATTTCTCTTCGTGTAGACAATGAAGGCAAAATTGAAGTGTTCGAAAAGGTTCGCGGTGATAAAAAGGCACTTCGCGAATTCATTGATTCGATAGGTGAGCACACGAATGAATTTGAAAATAAAGTTGTCTCTCTTTCACATAGTAATTGTGAAGAAAAAGGAAGAGAAGTTTTAGCTGAAATCATGAGTCGCTACCCATTTAAAGAGGGGATTCTTACGGAGATGGGACCTGTTATAGGTACTTATGCCGGAGAAGGTGGAATTGTATTCTCATTTGAAAGCCCAGTTCGTAATCAAAAAATATAA